Proteins co-encoded in one Pocillopora verrucosa isolate sample1 chromosome 1, ASM3666991v2, whole genome shotgun sequence genomic window:
- the LOC131774766 gene encoding LOW QUALITY PROTEIN: uncharacterized protein (The sequence of the model RefSeq protein was modified relative to this genomic sequence to represent the inferred CDS: substituted 2 bases at 2 genomic stop codons): MWFQTLKTRHSVRSFSTENSQGLVLGLEYTDRKTEIHALKKETPPLLLEEGVSTVFATHENGGMSLLGISHSGKGKSCIEIRAWDVMSSLGFTAKEILVQDLQRNTINDGKFKAIISLPESLGTHLFLKMAVLNNFVSLAVSSGLIILWRCRKVENQAISLELVSVMTSATNIMITVXXNISSGPPLLVVGESGGIRLYSVIQHTDVTSEDSDMKFSSTHIPFPSSDVGNTVQEIQSVLPYSCVLSDSSGRLWYLHPPNLQEILLPSSQGGHGVFAVQMKEGQAEGWLATVDQGQTVNLYKMSDVIKKTDAGVITQPWHVVLSQHSISTISFIEDNVLAGGSNSLKSMSLWVGVDRIGSTKKTESGYT, encoded by the exons ATGTGGTTCCAAACTTTGAAGACGAGGCATTCCGTTCGTTCATTTTCTACGGAAAATAGTCAAGGGTTAGTGCTAGGACTGGAATACACAGACCGGAAAACAGAAATACATGCTTTGAAG AAAGAAACACCACCTTTATTACTGGAGGAAGGAGTAAGTACAGTATTTGCAACGCATGAAAATGGAGGAATGTCATTGTTAGGGATTTCTCATTCCGGGAAAGGAAAGTCGTGCATAGAGATCAGAGCTTGGGATGTCATGAGCTCACTTGGATTTACTGCAAAGGAGATCCTGGTTCAAGACCTTCAGAGGAATACAATCAATGATGGCAAATTTAA AGCTATTATCAGTCTTCCAGAGAGCTTAGGAACACACCTTTTTCTTAAGATGGCAGTTCTGAACAACTTTGTATCACTAGCTGTATCATCAGGATTGATAATTTTATGGCGATGTAGAAAG GTGGAGAATCAAGCAATTAGCCTTGAGCTAGTTTCTGTGATGACATCAGCTACAAACATCATGAT AACTGTTTAATGAAATATCTCCTCAGGTCCTCCATTGTTAGTAGTTGGTGAGTCAGGAGGCATCAGGCTTTATTCAGTCATCCAACACACAG atgtAACGTCTGAGGATAGTGACATGAAATTTTCAAGCACACATATTCCTTTCCCTTCATCGGATGTTGGTAACACTGTGCAAG AAATCCAGAGTGTATTGCCATACAGTTGTGTATTGTCTGACAGCTCTGGTCGACTATGGTACCTTCATCCTCCCAATCTGCAAGAGATTCTGTTACCAAGCAGTCAAGGTGGCCATGGTGTTTTTGCTGTCCAAATGAAAGAAGGCCAAGCAGAAG GATGGCTTGCAACCGTTGATCAAGGCCAAACTGTTAACCTGTATAAGATGAGCGATGTTATAAAGAAAACAGATGCAGGAGTGATTACACAGCCTTGGCATGTAGTTTTATCACAGCACTCCATTAGCACAATTTCATTCATTGAAGACAATGTACTTGCTGGTGGCtcaaattctctgaaatccATGTCACTGTGGGTGGGAGTCGACCGTATTGGGTCAACCAAAAAAACCGAAAGTGGCTATACTTAA